The sequence below is a genomic window from Harmonia axyridis chromosome 1, icHarAxyr1.1, whole genome shotgun sequence.
CCGTTGAAAAATGCAGTATAGTTTTTggttaattattaatatttacaTCTTCTTTTACTGCCATAATGTTACaatgtttttcttgaaattaactTTTCCAGGCGTTCTACCTAAAATCCGTTATGTTTGAGATCGAGATGCTCAGATCAGAATTGTTGACAACACCGTCTCTGGAAACCCAGTTTCCCAAAGACGAAAGAGAGATTGAAATTGATGGCAAAAGCGTGTCCCCTTATTCCCTGAGGAGAGATAGTCAACCTGGCCTTAAGAACATCCTGTTGAAAGGAAAGATGCAGTATTTGAAGGATATCAACGCCATCATCTTCTTATGCAGCCCAGTGTGAGTTATTGCTTGTTTTTGTGgaggaatatcaaaaaaattcaatgttttttataTAGGTACACTTTCGATAGTAGGTATATTCACGCTCAAAACCAACTAACATAAAAAACTTGCATTTATTGAATATAGTAgatgtttttttaagagcttgagaattttaaatgaTAATACAAGACAGAAAAATAGTTGGAAataagtttttattattatactcTGGTAAATAATTTCATGGCATTTATTTTGTCACGTCTACGAGTTGCATACTTTTTCAAGTAAATTTGGCCGTATGTCTTCAATATTGACTTCCAATGCTTCAAGAgttaattactatttttttcccCAAATTGATTTCTAAGATTCACCATTTTTCAATAGGTATACTCGAAAATTGAAATCATAGTATCAGAACTTGAGCTAAATGTACTAAACTGTATTCGAACTAGCAAAACTCCGTCCGATATCGAAGGAACTATTCCGAAAGAATTTTTATCACTTTCCATTCCGAAGCATTCAAAGTTTAGATAACAATTTCATCGCCCAAGTCTAACTTGGTACAATAAAGGTCGCTCACGTTATTTTCATAATGATCTCGATAAGGAACGAAAAGTTTTCTCATGCCCTATAAGGATGACTGGGATACATAAATATTCCCAACACGATTCTCCCAGTAGCAATCGAGTTCGTGGAAGTTTTTCAAGGAGAAAATGTATACCGGGTGTCACACTGACGAAGGGATGAAGTAGATGGCCCATTTTTTCTGagcaattatttttgaaaaaaaaaactagagaaGCACAGGTGTCAGGAACTACATCAGAGTAATGAACAGGGATAGAGGGGCATATgttattttgtccccaacatgaactaccaaatttgacatgaagcgcgcggaaatgaaaacatgtcagtgatacgatatttcactcaattcgcgagtttctccacaaagaacgcacttcttatgtcccatagtgaatcaacgtttcatattaattcagaatatattgaaataaatacctaaataattcagaaattcagaaaacaaaatgCAAGCGCTCCAAacacgtgaaacaaccgatgacactaggagagcaaaagttgccaaaccttggatttcagcaggtagatacagaaaacaataaatattctgcttattataaataagACAATTAGGGAATTGtcgaatttcaaatattcaaattcgcatatttaatcgggaatcactcaaatgaatatattacatacaatataatataaagggtgttttttagagctatagaactttaaattgcaataaaacaacgatggattattcgattgacatgaatttaatttatccgcaagataatcttgtggcattacattttaaacatgatttctggcatatgaccgccacggctgactcggatgtagtccaatatggacgtccaattttcgatgactttttccaacatttgtggccgtatatcggcaataacacggtgaatgttgtcttccaaatggtcaagggtttgtggcttatctacATAGACcattgactttacatagccccacagagagtagtctagcagtattaaatcacaagatcttggaggccaattcacaggtccaaaacgtgaaattaggcggtcaccaaacgtgtctttcaataaatcgattgtggcacgagttgtgcgacaggttgcgccgtcttgttggaaccacagctcctggacatcatttttgttcaattcaggaatgaaaaagtaatcatagctctataccgatcaccattgactgtaacgttctggccatcatcgtttttgaagaagtacggaccaatgattccaccagcccataaggcgcaccaaacagtcagtttttccggatataacggtgtttcgacatacacttgaggattagcttcactccaaatgcggcagttttatttgttgacgtagccattcaaccagaagtgcgcttcatcgctaaaatggacgttgtgcgcgatacgtattccgcacagaaccattattttcgaaataaaattgcactatttgcaagcgttgtttaagCGTGAGTCtgttcacgatgaattgccaaaccaaactgagaataaatcacttgacagctgttaaatcggtcgccatcttgaacagtaatacgaacataaagttatatacctcgaaaaaaacacccattacattCATAAtcttatagtaaaattgtggatttggaaatatatcacaatccgacaacgtaatctaaccattttgggaacatgtaaaaactgcgtatacttcctctatctatgtttattattctatgggtTTTTTCAATAGGAGggttaattttgaaattgaaaaaagagagaaatcaatggatgttaatTAATTGTGTCCTTATCTGATGATTTCTGAAAAAACTGCCAAATTCGGACAACCACAGCGACGTTGTCATACAATGTAATCTATAAACAATGATACAGAATTCATCTGAATCAAAAATCGAACAATTTCCAGAATAAACGACATCAACGAGCTGCCCGACCTTGGTCTGTACCTGAACGACCTCAACCAACACGGAATGAGCAAAGAGATGGTACTAACAGGATGGCAACACAGCTCCAAGTGAGTATTCACCCTTGTAACCCTTGTCACAACTTGTTTGGAGATAAAGTAGAAACCTCCCTTAGGTTGGAATTGGTTTTCGACAAGGCCGAACAGAGAGCTTCCGAGCTAGAGACCAACTATGCTCTTCTGGATACCTGGAAGACAAGAGGTGATGACCTGTTGTATTCTATGATACCAAGAAGTGTGGCAGATCATCTTAGAAGCGGCCATTCTCCTTTGAGTACTTGCCAGGTTAGTTCAAGAGATATCTTTGTTCTTCCTGTCTTCTTATTAATGTGCCTTATCTTTAGATGAAGCTGGTGGTCGATCTTTGGAAACTGTTCAAACAGATTGTTGATTATCGACGTAAATTTTGTTTGGCAACTCAAGAGGATTCTCATCTCGTCTTTGTTTGCAATGCTCGTTTCCTTGAGTGATTTTGGTTACCattgtttgaaacttttattCGTCTTGAGCCAGAACTAAACCTCTAATATTAAACCATCTACGTGGATTTCTGTTTGGCAAGTCACTTTCAGCTCCAGAAAACTCTCATATTGTCTTTGTCTCTTTAAAGTGCCAGTTTCCTTAAAAggattaaattatcattatttgaaaCTTTTCTTCATGTTGAACTAGAACTAGACGTCTGATATTAGACCATCTACATAGATTTTTCTTTGACCAGACACCTTCAACTCAAGAAATTGCTCTTCTTGTCTTCTTCTtctagagggtgttttttttagagctaaagaacttttaattgcaataaaacaacgatggatcattcgattggcatgaattttattaatccgcaagataatcttgtggcaatacattttaaatatgatttctggcatatgaccgccacagctggctcggctgtagtccaatctggacgtccaattttcgatgactttttcctacatttgtggccgtatattggcaataacacggagatgttgtcttccaaatggtcaagggtttgtggcttatccgcatagaccaatgactttacttagccccacagaaagtaatctagcggtgttaaatcacaagatcttggaggccaattcacagatccaaaacgtgaaattaggcggtcaccaaacgtgtctttcaataaatcgattgtggcacgagctgtgtgagatgttgcgccgtcttgttggaaccactgttcctggacatcatggttgctcaattcaggaatgaaaaagttagtgatcatggctctataccgatcaccattgactgtaacgatttggccatcatcgtttttgaagaagtacggaccaatgattccaccagcccataaagcgtaccaaacaatcagtttttctggatgtaacggtgtttcgacatatacttgaggattagcttcactccaaatgtggcagttcagtttgttgacgtagccattcaaccagaagtgcgcttcatcgctaaacaaaataaaatggacgtagtgcgcggtacgtattccgcgcagaaccattacttttgaaataaaattgcacaatttgcaagcattgttcaggcgtgagtctatttaagataaattgccaaaccaaactgagaataaatcacttgacaactgtcaAATCGGTCACcatttcgaacagtaatgccaacttaaagttatatacctcgaaaaaaaacacccgttagttcttGATGTGCTTGTTTCCCTAAAATGAGTTTAGTTAACattgtttgaaacttttcttCATCTTGAGCTAGAATTCAATATCTGGTATTCAACCATCCACGTAGATTTTTGACACCTTCAGCTCAAGGAAACGCTCTtcttgtcttcttcttcttctagctCTTGATGTGCTCGCTTCTTCAAATGACTTTTGTCACCATTGTTTTAAACTTTTCTTCCTCTTGAACTAGAACTAGACATTTGATATTAAAGTATAGAAGtgatgtttaatttttttcagacctTCGATGCAGTGACTATAATGTTTTGTGAGCTTGTCGGTTTCAATTCCTCAACAGTAGAAGACGCTATGGAGCTAGTGTCCACCATGAATGCTGTGTACTCTTGCTTCGATTCCTTGATGGACAGATTTGATGTATATAAGGTAAAAGGATATTTTCTACGTACTATTCCTTGATGTTTCGAAGTATCCACCCTGTAGGTCTGTGGTTTTCAAGGGCACACATtgtgcatgaatgaacgagcgcttgGAAGCTCCTGGCTTCACATcattgctttcctcattttcttcCATTTCAGGTGGAGACAGTTGGAAGGATTTATATGGCAGTCAGTGGCGCACCTCAGAAAACAGAAAAGCACGCCAGTAATATTTGTGACATGTCCTTGTGTATGGTCAAACATGTTGAACAACTGCAAATACCCTCCGGCACCAGTGTAGGCGTCAGGATTggtaaggttttttttttgtaataaaatgatagatttctgtttattattttcaataatgaattcaaattacaaaatatcaatttgtatatGTATCGTCATTCATTTTATGGACATTTCCTCAACAGGTATTCACTCGGGACCAGTGGTGGCGGGAATTGTTGGGATAAAGGTGCCACGCTATTGTTTTTTCGGGGATACAGTGAACACGGCTTCCAGAATGCAATCTACCAGCGAGGTAGTTATAGAATTGATTTTACGACGAgtgtttttgatttttcttatttttctagcCTGGAATGATACACATATCAGCCACAACTAAATCCCAGTTAACGGAGgataaatataaatttgaaaatagggGTTCTGTCAAACTGAAGGTAGTTATTTATATTatcttatatacatatatacatacattATTTTGTGAGGTACACGTTTTAAAGGATTTCAGAATTATTATTCGTTTGAAATTTGATGGATAGAAATTAGTATCTGTTCctatgaaaaatatacagagtggtccagatagaacaattattttcatgaaataagttcatataaacatatatcctaaccaACTtcgtttcgagatacagggtgttaaagttaaaaaaaaaattagttttttcctcataactctagtattattattataattgttttcatttttggcaATTGAAGTCTAGATGATGTGATTTTTCCAATCaggtaagtgtctcctgccaaaattatccagtggcgtagatataggacTGCGgtgatccttttcctattgaaaatctacacaactgtctttttttgacaaaataatttcatttctgaaattaatagagcttcacaaaaaaaaaaggcctcttaaaattttttcatagatgTAGCATaatcgagataatcgagtaaaAAGCAAATACTATCCACGAAAatctagaaaaaataatttttcaaatttttccattagtgaTAAACGAAAGTACaaaattgacgtagtgtattatagaTGTTATTGAAGCTATTTTCAATCCAGGAGAAACAgtacaccctgtatgaccgaaaacattttttatacgCAGTACTCAAGCAATAAAGGAACTTCATACAAAATAACATCTCTTTTCTAAATAGAGATATGGAACAAGCCGATACTATTGTAAGATCCTGTATAACGTGTTCTcgataattttctgtttttttcaggGTAAAGGAGATATGGAAACTTATTGGATTTTCGAAACAAACCCAGAATCTATTATTGCTGAAATCAACTGAATACAAACAATATCTCTTCGTATactaaaatgaatatatttgacTATATTTAAGAATAACTAATATTGATGTACATTTTAAACCTGAATATATCTATATCTATATCTATAtgtttaataaaataatatataaaaaacacCCAAATTCACTACGCAAAAATTTACACTTGAACTAACCTCAAGAATTATAATTTCGACTTTTCAAATTGATGGTAtccaattcaataataataagcgTCCACCCCTTCTGTATTTACACAATAGTCTTCCACTTTTTACGACAAAAGCTTTTAGCTGGGACTGTAATAGAAAGCGACATGacaatgaaattattttatctaATTAATTGATATCCCAACATGAAGTGGATGTTCAATAAAGCTTAAACGTTATCAGTTCAAGAGAACCTCTCCAAGGGTTGACAACACTATCCGAAATGTACGGTATGTTATTGGAAAGCGTGCAGTATTTTGTACAggtgagaaatattttcttgTATTAATacaagttttttcaataagacgtttcatttttttattggaaaaaaaaagaaattttgggaAAAATGAATGGATCTTTATTTAATTGTGAAGAGAACGATGAAAAAGATATGAGCCAAAAAtgagatatgaaaaaaaatctaagggtgttaaatcacaagttcTCGATGACCAAtcgtgatcacctcttcgagaaataatacgACCAGGAAACTTGccaaattgcgattgtttcattgcttgtgtggcacgtagaaCCATCTCGCTAAAAATAAATGTCGTCTCtcatcaatatatttcaattccggccataaaaatcattaaccATAGCCTGATCCCCAAGAACTACAAGGAATCGACAAATCTGGGtattcgtcaacactacgggctactctagcaatattctcagtttttcttTAGCGAcgtacacggtttcgattcttcacgtCACTAACTTGTTCCTACAACAACTTTTTCGCCAGTTTCAACATTTACGGTCGAAAAAGTTCTTCATGACAAAAGTGCTCCATTCTtgcaaactgtgactgcaaaatattcaccatttttgtagtgaattttaacaatttcgttgcgttgttgaagcgtgtatccttccatttttagtaatgaagtaattttcacttgtcaaatgtcaaaaaatgctATCTTCAACTGACAGCTGCTCAaatagcaggctattcaa
It includes:
- the LOC123689063 gene encoding soluble guanylate cyclase 89Db-like, encoding MYGMLLESVQHFVQKEYGDDVWREVLKISECKHIVFSTHQVYPDHIMADLAKALVSITTQSYDDFMTFFGRCFVRYFSNYGYEKTIKATGRSFTDFLENVDNIHSQFRLAYPKMKSPSMYLTEVDENGCVLVYRSVRQGFTHYLMGQLQEIAVSLFNLNLQTQVLSSEMSEVNEKKITIITFRLNFDNSQYMKLKIEKAAHLETTLLSPFPCDLLLRLFPFGLLFNPAMDITGCGEKIIEVAGKGGKQKLLLKPISKYFRLRRPKGISFTWKNAFYLKSVMFEIEMLRSELLTTPSLETQFPKDEREIEIDGKSVSPYSLRRDSQPGLKNILLKGKMQYLKDINAIIFLCSPVINDINELPDLGLYLNDLNQHGMSKEMVLTGWQHSSKLELVFDKAEQRASELETNYALLDTWKTRGDDLLYSMIPRSVADHLRSGHSPLSTCQTFDAVTIMFCELVGFNSSTVEDAMELVSTMNAVYSCFDSLMDRFDVYKVETVGRIYMAVSGAPQKTEKHASNICDMSLCMVKHVEQLQIPSGTSVGVRIGIHSGPVVAGIVGIKVPRYCFFGDTVNTASRMQSTSEPGMIHISATTKSQLTEDKYKFENRGSVKLKGKGDMETYWIFETNPESIIAEIN